The following are from one region of the Petrotoga mobilis SJ95 genome:
- a CDS encoding GatB/YqeY domain-containing protein — MLKDVLNKDLKKYMKEKNTLALNAVRSIISEIKNKEVEKAAELTEEEIVQLIRKQIKMREDSIEQFERADRNDLAEKERKEAEILQGYLPEQLSDEELRKIIEETITEVNATSKKDFGKVMKLVIQKVQGRADGKKISEILSTLLN, encoded by the coding sequence ATGTTAAAAGATGTATTAAATAAAGATTTGAAAAAATATATGAAAGAGAAAAATACCCTTGCTTTAAATGCGGTTAGATCAATAATATCAGAGATTAAAAATAAAGAGGTTGAAAAAGCAGCTGAGTTAACAGAGGAAGAAATAGTCCAATTGATAAGAAAACAGATAAAAATGAGAGAAGATTCCATTGAACAGTTTGAAAGAGCAGATAGAAACGATCTCGCTGAAAAAGAAAGAAAAGAAGCTGAGATCTTACAAGGTTATCTTCCTGAACAGCTCTCTGACGAAGAGTTAAGAAAAATAATAGAAGAAACTATAACCGAAGTCAATGCAACATCAAAAAAAGATTTTGGCAAAGTTATGAAATTAGTAATTCAAAAGGTTCAAGGAAGGGCCGATGGAAAGAAAATAAGTGAAATACTGTCGACACTTTTAAATTAA
- a CDS encoding RnfABCDGE type electron transport complex subunit B: MLTIVYSVLLLGILGFASGTFLAFAAKKFEVKEDPREAIVKAVLPGNDCGSCGYPGCAAFAKAFVKGEVGKDGCVPGKSQGVPELLEKISKMSVDELNKIYEESGEDDSKILKVLKQN, translated from the coding sequence GTGCTCACAATAGTTTATTCGGTGTTATTATTAGGGATTTTAGGGTTTGCTTCCGGTACTTTTTTAGCATTTGCTGCAAAAAAATTTGAAGTAAAGGAAGATCCAAGAGAAGCTATTGTTAAAGCCGTATTGCCAGGTAATGACTGTGGATCTTGTGGTTATCCTGGATGTGCAGCCTTCGCAAAGGCGTTTGTCAAAGGTGAGGTTGGAAAAGACGGTTGTGTTCCTGGCAAATCTCAAGGTGTCCCAGAACTTTTGGAGAAAATATCTAAGATGTCTGTTGACGAATTGAACAAAATATATGAAGAAAGCGGGGAAGACGATTCTAAAATTTTAAAAGTACTAAAACAGAATTAA
- a CDS encoding alanine/ornithine racemase family PLP-dependent enzyme: MYPKVYAYLERIQENAKYLKSLCADSGVEMVGVTKVVCGEPTIARALKECGINILGDSRIQNIKKMRNSGIKGPFMLLRIPMFSELDDVANYVDYTLISDLEITKKLGTVSSKFNKRSKIIYMVDVGDLREGVWFEKAVSEISKALDIEGIEIVGIGTNLGCFGGVIPDESNMGRLVKIKEEIQRETGRTLDIISGGNTAALPLIEAGSLPKGINQFRLGESIICGTDATNNRNVPGARQDTIIFEAEIVELKVKPSVPYGNIGYDSFGRKPTFEDKGNRIKGILAVGEQDVDPTSMHPLDDDIEILHASSDHTIVDLTESKVRYKVGDKIRFRLGYSSVLRAFTSPYVEKVIL, translated from the coding sequence TTGTATCCAAAGGTTTACGCTTACTTGGAAAGGATCCAAGAAAATGCAAAATATTTAAAATCATTGTGTGCTGATTCGGGTGTTGAAATGGTAGGTGTCACTAAAGTAGTTTGTGGTGAACCTACAATTGCTCGTGCACTTAAAGAATGTGGAATTAATATACTGGGTGATTCAAGGATTCAAAACATAAAGAAAATGAGGAATTCTGGTATAAAAGGACCTTTTATGTTACTTCGCATACCCATGTTTTCTGAACTTGATGATGTAGCAAATTATGTTGATTATACGTTAATAAGTGACTTAGAGATAACTAAGAAATTAGGGACTGTTTCTTCTAAATTCAATAAGAGATCTAAAATCATCTACATGGTTGACGTTGGAGATCTAAGAGAAGGAGTTTGGTTTGAAAAAGCTGTTTCTGAGATTTCAAAAGCCCTTGATATAGAAGGAATAGAGATTGTTGGAATAGGAACAAACTTAGGGTGTTTTGGTGGAGTAATCCCTGATGAAAGTAATATGGGAAGACTTGTTAAAATAAAAGAAGAAATCCAAAGAGAAACTGGAAGAACTCTAGATATAATTTCCGGTGGAAATACCGCTGCCTTACCCCTAATTGAAGCAGGAAGTTTGCCAAAGGGTATAAACCAATTTAGATTGGGGGAATCAATCATCTGCGGAACGGACGCAACCAACAACCGCAACGTTCCAGGTGCAAGGCAGGATACGATAATCTTTGAAGCAGAAATTGTGGAATTAAAAGTAAAACCTTCCGTCCCATATGGCAACATCGGTTATGATTCGTTTGGTCGTAAACCAACATTTGAAGACAAAGGTAATAGAATAAAAGGCATTTTAGCGGTGGGGGAACAAGATGTTGATCCTACTAGCATGCATCCCTTGGACGACGATATTGAAATACTCCATGCAAGTAGTGATCATACGATCGTAGACTTAACTGAATCTAAAGTGAGGTATAAAGTAGGGGATAAGATAAGATTTAGGCTAGGTTACTCCTCTGTTTTGAGGGCTTTTACAAGTCCTTATGTTGAAAAGGTGATCCTGTAA
- the dnaB gene encoding replicative DNA helicase, whose product MELTSFTPPNSKEAEESVIGSIFLDPSILPDVIEEVRWEDFYYENNKTIFKVMEELFDKGEPVDTVSVIEKLRESNLLQKIGGEDTIIYLAQVVPTTANVMYYTQIVKEKALLRALINASSEIVDAVRNIGDAQEVLEYAEKRIFSIAEARATRTYDLLSNVMHDVFEQIEELKNRAQKGEGNLVTGVSTGFKPLDRMTSGFHRSELIIIAARPSMGKTSFAANIATNMALQANIAVAIFSLEMSKEQLANRILCSEAKVDLHKVRTGQISDEEWEKLVQKAGELSKSRLIFDDEPDLSPRLLRAKARRMKREYGIEVIFIDYLQLMTSRSKGYESRQQEITEISRSLKLLARELNITVVALSQLSRAVEQREDKRPRLSDLRESGAIEQDADLVMFLYRDSYYKRKKDEPGKDTLNDEHEAELIVGKQRNGPVGTIKLTFNPKLATFYTSDRGYQ is encoded by the coding sequence ATGGAACTTACTTCTTTTACCCCTCCTAATAGTAAAGAAGCTGAAGAGTCGGTCATAGGTAGCATCTTTTTAGACCCTTCCATACTTCCTGACGTAATCGAAGAGGTAAGATGGGAAGACTTCTACTACGAAAATAATAAAACAATATTTAAAGTTATGGAAGAACTTTTCGACAAAGGGGAACCTGTTGATACCGTATCCGTTATTGAAAAATTAAGAGAATCTAACCTTTTACAGAAAATCGGTGGAGAAGATACAATAATTTATTTAGCTCAGGTTGTTCCAACAACGGCTAATGTGATGTATTATACCCAAATTGTCAAAGAGAAAGCCCTTTTAAGAGCTTTAATAAACGCATCTTCCGAGATAGTTGATGCCGTAAGAAATATTGGAGATGCCCAAGAAGTTTTAGAGTATGCCGAAAAGAGAATATTTTCTATAGCCGAAGCCCGTGCCACCAGAACGTATGATCTTTTATCCAACGTAATGCATGATGTTTTTGAACAGATAGAAGAATTGAAAAATAGGGCTCAAAAAGGTGAGGGAAATCTTGTTACTGGGGTTTCTACTGGATTCAAACCTTTGGACAGGATGACTTCAGGATTTCATAGATCTGAGTTAATTATCATCGCCGCTAGACCATCAATGGGTAAAACCTCTTTTGCCGCAAATATTGCAACCAACATGGCTTTACAGGCAAATATTGCCGTGGCAATCTTTAGTTTGGAAATGTCGAAAGAACAGTTAGCTAACAGGATTTTATGTTCTGAAGCAAAAGTAGACTTACACAAGGTTAGAACTGGACAAATCTCTGACGAAGAGTGGGAAAAATTAGTTCAAAAAGCAGGAGAATTATCAAAGTCAAGGCTTATTTTTGACGACGAACCAGATTTATCCCCTAGACTCCTGAGGGCTAAAGCACGGAGAATGAAAAGAGAATACGGCATTGAAGTAATCTTTATCGATTACTTACAATTGATGACTTCTAGATCTAAAGGTTATGAGAGCAGACAACAAGAAATAACAGAGATATCAAGATCCTTGAAATTGCTCGCTAGAGAGTTAAATATCACTGTCGTTGCTTTATCTCAACTTTCTCGTGCAGTTGAGCAAAGAGAAGATAAAAGGCCTCGATTAAGTGATCTCAGAGAATCAGGAGCAATTGAGCAGGATGCCGACCTCGTTATGTTTTTGTACAGAGATTCATATTACAAAAGGAAAAAAGATGAGCCAGGAAAAGATACTTTAAATGATGAACATGAAGCAGAACTTATTGTAGGTAAGCAAAGAAACGGGCCCGTTGGAACCATAAAACTAACTTTCAATCCTAAACTTGCAACTTTTTACACCTCTGATAGAGGATATCAGTAA
- the rnr gene encoding ribonuclease R, producing MNEDNLEKQILEIIDKNPTIQKELYESLNALEKSEKAQIRKILNKLLSEGKIIKDSQNQYRKLDENMAVGTIEFTKSGNMAFVQCSDGSEIAVKVENSGISLHKDLVLVEIIGKWRDLKEGRVVRILKRELKYVVGEFVRKGIFGFVIPIDAKINTDFYVAPEGIGKAKNGQIVKAKITKYQSPTKKPEVEIVDVLGDKDDPSIDLPIVIFKHGLPEPGYFPPKVLQEAKELPKKLSENEINGRKDFRKETIFTIDGDTAKDFDDAVGIKKLDNGNYLLGVHIADVSHYVKSNSALDREAYKRGTSVYLIDTVIPMLPFELSNWICSLVEGEDRLTMSLLMEIDPYGNLVNSKIYNGVIRSAKRLTYRKVNELLSDNCSEEVKKEIEFLKPELEMMRELMELLSEKRKERGSIIDIESNEVHFEFDEKGYVKDIIPVERGLSEKMIEEFMVLANETVASYFDVQGLPFIYRIHENPDPDVLLQLRNYLDMLGINVKFPQNIHPKVLQEILEKTKNHPLSKNIQMMLVRSMKRALYSEENVGHFGLASSSYTHFTSPIRRYPDLVVHRLLKEFIKYKGTLSKKEIKKYSEMLPEIAKNSSEMERVADQAEWDLIDMKKVEYISRHIGEVFWVYITGVTRFGLFVEIPQKMISGLIHISELSDDYYIYDERDNTLKGERTGNVYRIGDKLQAKVVRADKIGTEVDFIPYTEDDFEKLKREHPHAKIKVNKKNKKKRKKS from the coding sequence ATGAATGAAGACAACTTAGAAAAACAAATATTAGAAATAATAGACAAAAATCCTACGATACAAAAAGAACTATATGAAAGCCTAAATGCACTTGAAAAATCGGAAAAGGCTCAAATTAGAAAAATACTAAATAAACTCCTAAGTGAAGGGAAAATAATTAAAGATTCACAAAACCAATACAGAAAATTAGATGAAAACATGGCTGTCGGAACTATCGAATTCACCAAAAGTGGAAATATGGCTTTTGTTCAATGCTCTGATGGAAGCGAAATTGCTGTAAAGGTTGAAAATTCTGGAATCAGTTTACATAAAGATTTAGTTTTGGTTGAAATAATAGGGAAATGGCGTGATTTAAAAGAAGGTAGGGTAGTTAGAATATTAAAAAGAGAGTTAAAATATGTAGTGGGTGAGTTCGTAAGAAAAGGAATTTTTGGATTCGTTATACCCATTGATGCAAAAATAAATACAGATTTTTACGTAGCCCCAGAAGGTATAGGAAAGGCTAAAAATGGTCAAATAGTGAAAGCAAAAATAACAAAATATCAATCTCCCACGAAAAAGCCAGAGGTCGAGATAGTCGATGTCCTTGGGGACAAAGATGACCCTTCCATTGATTTGCCAATAGTGATCTTCAAACATGGTTTACCTGAACCTGGTTATTTTCCTCCAAAGGTGTTACAAGAGGCTAAAGAACTTCCAAAAAAACTTTCTGAAAATGAAATTAATGGCAGAAAAGATTTTAGAAAAGAAACCATATTTACTATCGATGGTGATACAGCAAAAGATTTTGATGATGCCGTTGGTATAAAAAAGTTAGATAACGGCAATTATTTACTTGGGGTGCATATAGCAGATGTATCTCATTATGTGAAAAGCAACAGTGCTCTTGATAGAGAAGCATACAAACGAGGTACAAGCGTTTATTTAATCGACACGGTTATTCCAATGCTTCCATTTGAGTTATCCAACTGGATATGTTCTTTGGTTGAAGGTGAAGATAGATTGACAATGTCTCTCCTGATGGAAATTGACCCTTATGGGAACTTGGTAAACTCAAAAATATACAACGGAGTAATAAGAAGTGCCAAGAGGTTGACCTATAGAAAAGTTAATGAACTCCTATCTGACAATTGTAGTGAAGAAGTAAAAAAAGAGATAGAGTTTTTAAAACCAGAGCTTGAGATGATGAGAGAATTAATGGAATTACTTTCTGAAAAGAGAAAAGAAAGAGGTTCAATAATCGACATAGAAAGCAATGAAGTACACTTTGAATTCGATGAAAAGGGATATGTAAAAGATATCATCCCTGTGGAAAGAGGCCTATCAGAAAAAATGATTGAAGAGTTCATGGTCCTGGCCAACGAAACAGTTGCTTCATACTTTGATGTTCAAGGTTTGCCTTTTATCTATAGAATCCACGAAAATCCGGATCCTGATGTATTGCTTCAGTTACGAAATTATCTGGACATGTTGGGAATAAATGTAAAATTTCCTCAAAATATTCATCCGAAGGTCCTACAGGAAATATTGGAAAAAACAAAGAACCATCCTTTAAGTAAAAATATTCAGATGATGCTTGTTAGATCTATGAAAAGGGCGTTGTACTCCGAGGAAAACGTAGGGCATTTTGGTCTTGCTTCATCATCCTATACACATTTCACATCACCAATAAGAAGATATCCTGACTTAGTGGTTCATAGATTGTTGAAAGAGTTCATCAAATATAAAGGAACCCTTTCAAAAAAAGAAATAAAGAAGTATTCCGAAATGCTTCCTGAAATAGCTAAAAATTCTTCTGAAATGGAAAGAGTCGCAGACCAAGCCGAGTGGGATCTAATAGATATGAAAAAAGTTGAATACATTTCAAGACATATAGGAGAAGTCTTTTGGGTGTACATAACAGGCGTCACAAGGTTTGGCTTATTCGTAGAAATCCCCCAAAAGATGATAAGTGGATTGATACATATATCAGAGTTGAGCGATGATTATTATATCTACGATGAACGTGACAATACGTTGAAAGGTGAAAGAACCGGCAACGTTTATAGGATCGGAGACAAGTTACAAGCCAAAGTGGTAAGAGCGGATAAAATCGGAACTGAAGTAGATTTTATCCCATATACGGAAGATGATTTTGAAAAATTGAAAAGGGAACATCCCCATGCCAAAATAAAAGTTAACAAAAAAAATAAGAAAAAAAGGAAAAAATCGTAA
- the murB gene encoding UDP-N-acetylmuramate dehydrogenase, which translates to MISEDLKLSLYAEGCDIKQNEFLKYYTSFRIGGPVPYILFPKTLNAFVNALSQLVKRDIPFRIIGQGTNLIISDEPLKFVVLSTKYLNKMNFEEKNNMDLIVEAQSGVSLSALSFLLSEDGYSGLEFACGIPGSVGGGVYMNAGAYGGEMKDVVLETTVYDLRDGKVKTLNKGDLEFGYRTSILQEGSFILLSTKFLLKKDELKRIKSKLIDFSTRRWEKQPIDLPSAGSIFKRPKPDFFVGTTIENLGLKGFSIGEAQISTKHAGFIINKGNATFKDVISLIEYVKRIVKDKYNVDLQVEPEIWK; encoded by the coding sequence ATGATTTCAGAAGATCTTAAACTCAGCTTGTACGCAGAAGGATGCGATATTAAGCAAAATGAATTTCTCAAATATTATACGAGTTTTAGAATAGGTGGACCTGTTCCATATATATTATTTCCAAAAACTCTAAATGCTTTTGTGAATGCTTTATCGCAATTAGTTAAAAGGGACATTCCTTTCAGAATTATAGGTCAAGGAACCAACCTCATCATAAGTGATGAGCCCTTAAAATTTGTGGTACTTTCCACGAAATACTTAAATAAAATGAATTTTGAAGAAAAAAATAATATGGATTTGATTGTAGAAGCGCAGAGCGGAGTTTCTTTATCTGCTCTTTCTTTTTTGCTTTCGGAAGATGGATACTCTGGACTTGAATTTGCGTGCGGCATTCCAGGAAGTGTAGGCGGAGGTGTTTACATGAACGCCGGGGCTTACGGGGGTGAAATGAAGGATGTTGTTTTGGAAACAACGGTATACGATTTAAGGGATGGAAAAGTAAAGACTTTAAATAAAGGTGATTTAGAGTTTGGTTATAGAACCAGCATTCTCCAGGAAGGTTCTTTCATTCTGTTATCCACTAAATTCTTACTAAAAAAAGATGAGCTTAAAAGGATCAAAAGTAAATTGATAGATTTTTCAACCCGCAGATGGGAGAAACAGCCTATCGATTTACCATCTGCGGGAAGCATATTCAAACGACCGAAACCAGATTTTTTTGTGGGAACTACGATAGAAAATTTAGGATTGAAAGGCTTTTCGATAGGCGAAGCTCAAATATCAACAAAACATGCAGGTTTTATAATCAACAAAGGTAACGCTACTTTCAAGGATGTGATTTCATTAATTGAGTATGTGAAACGTATTGTAAAAGACAAATACAATGTTGATCTACAGGTTGAACCAGAGATTTGGAAGTGA
- a CDS encoding sulfotransferase yields MDNVFDKHCVFITSTGRTGTRFLAKSLSKMVEDCYAVHEPANVFIKDLKKWSDDIKRFGFYQMTVGQFLPSKSMCKLSTYRRRGKITDEKTKEYIKGLRKQILEETKESLYVESSNHLHGVIDLLGDVFPNSKVVFIIRDPRTWIRSAISSPVYLLYSKVDFSFLGMSMRAFHFKDDPYSTKWNSMSKFEKFAWYYNKLNTLVLESMKNKNNFKLYRYEDLFLGEKKEENFIDLLEFSTKFDDGFSRKYTFEPSFLKKKINSASDEYKIPHWKNWDKKRAQILQKHCGNLMDMFGYGKEPEWLEKLNSNYKEEYA; encoded by the coding sequence GTGGATAATGTTTTTGATAAACATTGTGTATTTATCACTTCAACCGGAAGGACAGGTACGAGATTTCTCGCAAAAAGTCTTTCAAAAATGGTTGAAGATTGTTATGCGGTCCATGAACCTGCAAATGTGTTTATTAAAGATCTAAAAAAATGGAGTGATGATATAAAAAGGTTCGGTTTTTATCAAATGACCGTGGGGCAGTTTTTACCTTCCAAATCCATGTGCAAGTTGAGTACTTACAGGAGAAGGGGAAAAATAACAGATGAAAAAACTAAAGAGTATATAAAAGGTTTGAGAAAACAAATTTTGGAGGAAACAAAAGAAAGCTTATACGTCGAATCAAGTAACCATCTTCACGGAGTTATAGATCTATTGGGAGATGTCTTTCCCAATAGTAAAGTCGTGTTTATTATAAGGGATCCAAGAACATGGATCCGTTCAGCCATAAGTTCTCCTGTTTATTTATTGTATAGTAAAGTTGATTTTTCATTTTTGGGAATGAGCATGAGAGCTTTCCATTTCAAAGATGATCCTTACTCGACGAAATGGAATAGTATGAGTAAATTTGAAAAGTTTGCCTGGTATTATAATAAACTGAATACCTTGGTATTGGAATCTATGAAAAATAAAAATAATTTCAAGTTATATCGCTACGAAGATTTGTTCCTTGGTGAGAAAAAAGAAGAAAATTTTATAGATTTATTAGAATTTTCTACAAAGTTTGATGATGGGTTCAGTAGAAAGTATACTTTTGAGCCTTCTTTCCTAAAGAAGAAAATAAACTCTGCGTCGGATGAGTATAAGATACCACATTGGAAAAATTGGGATAAAAAGAGGGCTCAGATACTTCAAAAACATTGTGGAAATTTGATGGATATGTTTGGTTATGGAAAGGAACCCGAGTGGTTAGAAAAGTTGAATTCAAATTATAAAGAAGAGTACGCATAA
- a CDS encoding HAD family hydrolase codes for MRNIVFDLGNVLFKFDPDEILDGLFKDPLIKRKLKEAVFKTSIWKELDRGTLSFEEAKKIFIEKNPDLKEEIDILLKDWKNYLHPITENIEILPELKENNKLFILSNFHKEAFNYIRGKYSFFDIFDGMIISYKEKLLKPEKEIYQLLLNRYNLKPEETFFVDDIVENIMAAEEVGIKGILYTDPESLRELLKRIGAL; via the coding sequence TTGAGAAATATCGTTTTTGATTTGGGAAATGTCCTTTTTAAATTCGATCCTGATGAGATTTTAGATGGTCTTTTCAAAGATCCGCTTATAAAAAGGAAGTTAAAAGAGGCTGTTTTTAAAACAAGCATATGGAAAGAATTGGATAGGGGAACCTTGTCTTTTGAGGAAGCCAAAAAGATTTTCATCGAGAAAAATCCTGATTTAAAAGAAGAAATAGATATATTGCTCAAAGACTGGAAGAATTATCTTCATCCCATAACTGAAAACATAGAAATTCTACCTGAATTGAAAGAAAACAACAAACTTTTCATCTTATCTAATTTTCATAAAGAGGCCTTCAATTATATAAGAGGGAAATACTCTTTTTTCGATATCTTTGATGGAATGATTATTTCCTACAAAGAGAAGCTATTGAAACCTGAAAAGGAAATTTATCAACTTTTGCTTAATAGGTATAATTTGAAACCAGAAGAAACTTTTTTTGTGGATGATATTGTTGAGAACATAATGGCTGCCGAAGAAGTTGGAATTAAAGGTATATTATATACGGATCCTGAATCCTTGAGAGAATTGTTAAAAAGAATAGGTGCCTTATAA
- a CDS encoding bifunctional aspartate carbamoyltransferase catalytic subunit/aspartate carbamoyltransferase regulatory subunit — protein MKNDFLGRSLTVMNDLTVEEQLFLYNQTKRLKAKWANKEDLTEFQIKNQTGIYIVFLESSTRTKESFINASKFHKNAKINIFESEHSSFNKNESYIDTFNMLTGYSDYSIFIIRSKLEGTCKLLDEKVSEFASRHNLPHPSFINAGDGKHEHPTQEILDEFTFLEQMDFNNEYIHIALIGDLLHGRTVHSKVEGLKIFKNVEVDLIAPEELQMPKHYISKMKLKGYNVRIFSSIEEYLKQSKKANIWYFTRLQLERMGEDILEKEHILRKSVTFTKEFLPLISENVKFYHPLPRHKTYPTIPTFLDPLPLNGWEKQAINGYWTRIILLSMLGGALTAPFDTSRKNLEINEEDFIIPAPIKDGKKGLLSEGKRGIKPIENGTVIDHIAKGQKSEKIYETIMKIRKILKFYNIDSADGIFRSADGRLKGYISLPDVHLSKKEIKKLSAISPNTTVNIIEGGRVKEKYRISLPPIIYGFEELRCKNENCITNPQNNENVQVSFIRNEENELICEYCETPHTFEEIWRF, from the coding sequence ATGAAAAATGATTTTTTAGGGAGAAGTTTAACGGTTATGAATGATTTAACGGTTGAAGAGCAGTTATTTCTTTACAACCAAACAAAAAGGCTAAAAGCAAAATGGGCAAATAAAGAAGATCTTACTGAGTTTCAAATAAAAAATCAAACAGGTATTTATATAGTATTCCTCGAATCAAGTACCAGAACCAAAGAATCCTTCATTAATGCTTCTAAATTCCACAAAAACGCTAAAATCAACATCTTCGAATCAGAACACTCCTCGTTTAATAAAAATGAAAGTTATATAGATACCTTCAATATGTTAACGGGCTATTCGGATTATTCTATATTCATTATCAGATCAAAACTGGAAGGTACTTGCAAGTTATTAGACGAAAAGGTATCAGAATTTGCTTCAAGGCATAACCTACCACATCCTTCTTTTATAAATGCCGGAGATGGTAAGCACGAGCATCCTACTCAAGAGATTTTAGATGAATTCACATTTTTAGAACAGATGGATTTCAACAACGAGTACATTCATATAGCCCTTATTGGGGATCTCCTTCATGGAAGAACGGTCCATTCCAAAGTGGAAGGTTTAAAAATATTTAAAAATGTTGAGGTTGATTTGATAGCGCCAGAAGAATTACAGATGCCAAAACACTATATAAGCAAAATGAAGCTAAAAGGGTACAACGTTAGAATCTTCTCTTCAATAGAAGAGTACCTAAAACAGAGTAAAAAAGCGAACATTTGGTATTTCACAAGGCTTCAATTAGAACGAATGGGTGAAGATATTCTAGAAAAAGAACATATTTTGAGAAAAAGTGTGACTTTTACAAAAGAATTTCTCCCCCTTATTTCCGAAAACGTAAAATTTTATCACCCCCTCCCTCGTCATAAAACTTACCCCACTATTCCAACCTTTTTAGACCCCTTACCGCTTAACGGCTGGGAAAAACAGGCAATAAACGGATATTGGACAAGGATAATCTTACTTTCTATGTTAGGTGGAGCTTTAACCGCCCCCTTTGATACCTCAAGAAAAAATCTTGAAATTAATGAAGAGGATTTCATCATACCCGCTCCGATAAAGGATGGTAAAAAAGGGTTGTTGAGTGAAGGAAAAAGAGGGATCAAGCCAATTGAAAATGGGACGGTAATAGATCACATAGCCAAAGGGCAAAAGTCGGAAAAGATATATGAGACTATCATGAAGATAAGGAAGATTTTGAAGTTTTATAATATTGATAGTGCAGACGGAATATTTAGATCAGCCGATGGTAGATTAAAGGGTTATATTAGTTTGCCCGACGTTCATCTATCAAAGAAAGAAATAAAAAAGCTTTCAGCTATATCTCCAAACACAACTGTGAATATTATTGAAGGTGGAAGAGTAAAAGAAAAATACAGAATTTCTTTACCGCCTATTATATACGGTTTCGAAGAGTTAAGGTGTAAAAATGAAAACTGTATAACCAACCCTCAAAACAACGAAAACGTACAGGTCTCTTTCATTAGAAATGAGGAGAATGAGTTAATATGTGAATATTGTGAAACCCCTCATACCTTTGAAGAAATATGGCGCTTTTAA